In the Streptomyces formicae genome, one interval contains:
- a CDS encoding PD40 domain-containing protein, whose product MSSSERAVTGLCLAAVLGTVGALPAHAEPDPQPPATERISTTYEGAQLAEPSYGPAMGSGRVTGFTAEGPAGRVDTDGLPDVYLHDGYGGGNSEVSYGADGPSRDAGPCASGRMFGFVSESTTLGSPPRPDHRPLAYVRNRSVGKITGLHGYQGVPFASMTQPRVDPGCQWIAYTATLTPTEADPDPRPRVYRFRFDGGTTDLVSQARGGAAGQPSISENGRYVAYAQDGAVYVRDLDTGALEKADVARGGGAANGASSAPSLSADGRRVAFESRASDLVPGDRNRAANVFVRDLDTGTTTLIEGAHPQDATTQPSLAKDGTHLAYVAARARGKGPAPAVHLRELATGKTRLISVDLDGGRNDLAAGHPSVNEDGTVVAFDSASPDLVPGDTNKVSDVFLRTVR is encoded by the coding sequence ATGAGCAGCAGCGAGAGAGCCGTCACCGGACTGTGCCTGGCCGCCGTGCTCGGCACGGTGGGAGCGCTCCCCGCGCACGCGGAGCCCGACCCGCAGCCGCCCGCCACCGAGCGGATCAGCACCACGTACGAGGGCGCGCAGCTGGCCGAGCCGTCCTACGGACCCGCGATGGGTTCGGGCCGCGTCACCGGCTTCACCGCCGAGGGCCCCGCGGGGCGGGTCGACACGGACGGCCTGCCGGACGTGTACCTGCACGACGGCTACGGCGGCGGCAACTCCGAGGTCAGCTACGGCGCGGACGGCCCTTCGCGCGACGCGGGGCCCTGCGCGAGCGGGCGGATGTTCGGCTTCGTCTCCGAGTCCACGACGCTCGGCAGCCCGCCGCGCCCCGACCACCGGCCGCTCGCCTACGTCCGCAACCGCTCGGTCGGCAAGATCACCGGCCTGCACGGCTACCAGGGCGTGCCGTTCGCGTCGATGACACAGCCCAGGGTCGACCCCGGCTGCCAGTGGATCGCCTACACCGCCACGCTCACGCCGACCGAGGCCGACCCGGACCCGCGCCCGCGCGTCTACCGCTTCCGGTTCGACGGCGGCACCACCGACCTGGTCAGCCAGGCGCGGGGCGGCGCGGCGGGGCAGCCGTCCATCAGCGAGAACGGCAGGTACGTCGCCTACGCGCAGGACGGCGCCGTGTACGTACGCGACCTGGACACCGGCGCCCTGGAGAAGGCCGACGTCGCCCGCGGCGGCGGCGCGGCGAACGGTGCCTCTTCGGCGCCCTCGCTCAGCGCCGACGGCCGCCGGGTCGCCTTCGAGTCCCGCGCGTCCGACCTCGTGCCCGGCGACAGGAACCGCGCCGCGAACGTCTTCGTCCGCGACCTCGACACGGGCACCACGACCCTGATCGAGGGCGCACACCCCCAGGACGCCACCACGCAGCCGTCGCTCGCCAAGGACGGCACACACCTCGCCTACGTCGCCGCGCGCGCCCGCGGCAAGGGCCCCGCGCCCGCCGTCCACCTGCGCGAACTGGCCACCGGGAAGACACGGTTGATCAGCGTCGACCTCGACGGCGGCCGCAACGACCTCGCGGCGGGCCACCCCTCGGTCAACGAGGACGGCACCGTCGTGGCCTTCGACTCGGCGTCACCCGACCTTGTGCCGGGCGACACCAACAAGGTCTCGGACGTCTTCTTGCGTACCGTCCGATGA
- a CDS encoding PD40 domain-containing protein — MYCTQRNRLALAVAAGVAAATVTALPAAVAAPAGAPAPRTEGVSVTAAGAAGNDRSSQESISRNGRYAAFVSGASDLVAGDTNGHDDVFVRDLRGGRTERIAVDGRELSSPSLSADGRYVAFVASTVEGWPTVRDVRLYDRRTKKTERLDVELPDGYPGDSAGTVSLSANGRYAVFSTDGPRFDGTAVFLRDRRAGTTERISHPYTGGDGERDAHSPTVSDDGRHVVYATSFVNGPRGDDWSDLWLRDRATGKLTQVDRSYDGTKTEKESLDASISGDGRTVVFESRDTHLVPDDNDAAWNVFVHDVASGTNRRVHGTQGGPGEAYTRSPAISADGRYLTYMSELTEPGSEYGKEWPTYLRDLKKGTTTLVTPDTEGGAATANVLPGGISGDARRIAFDSSDASLLPGDTNDGGDVFVRHVR, encoded by the coding sequence ATGTACTGCACCCAGCGCAACCGGCTCGCCCTGGCCGTCGCGGCAGGCGTCGCCGCGGCCACCGTCACCGCCCTGCCCGCCGCCGTCGCCGCGCCCGCCGGTGCGCCCGCGCCCCGCACCGAGGGCGTCAGCGTCACCGCGGCGGGCGCGGCGGGCAACGACCGCTCCTCGCAGGAGTCGATCAGCAGGAACGGGCGCTACGCGGCGTTCGTGTCCGGCGCGAGCGACCTGGTGGCCGGGGACACCAACGGCCACGACGACGTCTTCGTCCGCGACCTGCGCGGCGGCCGGACGGAGCGGATCGCCGTGGACGGGCGGGAGCTGAGCAGCCCGTCGCTCAGCGCCGACGGCCGCTACGTCGCGTTCGTCGCCTCGACCGTCGAGGGCTGGCCGACCGTCCGTGACGTACGGCTCTACGACCGCAGGACCAAGAAGACCGAGCGCCTGGACGTCGAGCTGCCCGACGGCTACCCCGGCGACAGCGCGGGCACCGTGTCCCTGAGCGCGAACGGGCGCTACGCCGTCTTCAGCACGGACGGGCCCCGCTTCGACGGCACGGCGGTCTTCCTGCGCGACCGCAGGGCGGGCACCACCGAGCGGATCAGCCACCCCTACACGGGCGGCGACGGGGAGCGCGACGCGCACTCGCCGACCGTCAGCGACGACGGCCGCCACGTCGTCTACGCCACCTCCTTCGTGAACGGCCCGCGCGGCGACGACTGGAGCGACCTGTGGCTGCGCGACCGCGCGACCGGGAAGCTGACGCAGGTGGACCGCTCGTACGACGGGACCAAGACCGAGAAGGAGTCGCTCGACGCCTCCATCAGCGGCGACGGCCGCACGGTCGTCTTCGAGTCCCGCGACACCCATCTGGTGCCCGACGACAACGACGCCGCCTGGAACGTCTTCGTCCACGACGTCGCGAGCGGCACCAACCGGCGCGTCCACGGCACCCAGGGCGGCCCCGGCGAGGCGTACACCCGCTCGCCCGCGATCAGCGCCGACGGCCGCTACCTCACCTACATGTCCGAACTGACCGAGCCCGGCAGCGAGTACGGCAAGGAGTGGCCCACCTACCTGCGCGACCTGAAGAAGGGCACCACCACGCTGGTGACCCCGGACACCGAGGGCGGCGCCGCGACCGCGAACGTGCTGCCCGGCGGCATCTCCGGCGACGCCCGCCGCATCGCCTTCGACTCGTCGGACGCCTCCCTGCTGCCCGGTGACACCAACGACGGCGGCGACGTCTTCGTGCGCCACGTGCGCTGA
- the cimA gene encoding citramalate synthase — MTETSTPDDSFHVFDTTLRDGAQREGINLTVADKLTIARHLDDFGVGFIEGGWPGANPRDTEFFARAQQEITFRHAQLVAFGATRRAHAKAADDPQVNALLASGAPVITLVAKSHDRHVELALRTTLDENLEMVRDTVSYLVAEGRRVFVDCEHFFDGYRANPEYAKAVVRAASDAGADVVVLCDTNGGMLPAQVQATVSTVAADTGARLGIHAQDDTGCAVANTLAAVDAGATHVQCTANGYGERVGNANLFPVVAALELKYGKQVLPEGALREMTRVSHAIAEVVNLTPSTHQPYVGVSAFAHKAGLHASAIKVDPDLYQHIDPDLVGNRIRMLVSDMAGRASIELKGKELGVDLGDDRELVGRVVERVKERELQGYTYEAADASFELLLREEAEGRARRYFRVESWRAIVEDRPDGTHANEATVKLWAKGERIVATAEGNGPVNALDRALRVGLERIYPQLAKLELVDYKVRILEGKHGTSSTTRVLISTSDGVGEWSTVGVAENVIAASWGALEDAYTFGLLRAGVEPVE; from the coding sequence ATGACGGAAACCAGCACGCCCGACGATTCCTTCCACGTCTTCGACACGACGCTGCGCGACGGCGCGCAGCGCGAAGGCATCAACCTCACCGTCGCGGACAAGCTGACCATCGCCCGGCACCTGGACGACTTCGGCGTGGGCTTCATCGAGGGCGGCTGGCCCGGCGCCAACCCGCGCGACACCGAGTTCTTCGCGCGGGCACAGCAGGAGATCACCTTCCGGCACGCCCAGCTCGTCGCCTTCGGCGCCACCCGCCGCGCGCACGCCAAGGCCGCCGACGACCCGCAGGTCAACGCCCTCCTCGCGTCGGGCGCCCCCGTCATCACCCTCGTCGCCAAGTCCCACGACCGGCACGTCGAACTGGCCCTGCGCACCACCCTGGACGAGAACCTGGAGATGGTCCGCGACACCGTCTCCTACCTGGTCGCCGAGGGCCGCCGCGTCTTCGTCGACTGCGAGCACTTCTTCGACGGCTACCGCGCCAACCCCGAGTACGCCAAGGCCGTCGTGCGCGCCGCGTCCGACGCGGGCGCCGACGTCGTCGTCCTGTGCGACACCAACGGCGGCATGCTGCCCGCGCAGGTCCAGGCCACCGTCTCCACCGTCGCCGCCGACACCGGCGCCCGGCTCGGCATCCACGCCCAGGACGACACCGGGTGCGCCGTCGCCAACACCCTGGCCGCCGTCGACGCGGGCGCCACGCACGTGCAGTGCACCGCCAACGGCTACGGCGAGCGGGTCGGCAACGCCAACCTCTTCCCCGTCGTCGCCGCCCTGGAGCTCAAGTACGGCAAGCAGGTCCTGCCCGAGGGCGCGCTGCGCGAGATGACCCGCGTCTCGCACGCCATCGCCGAGGTCGTGAACCTGACCCCCTCCACGCACCAGCCCTACGTCGGCGTCTCCGCCTTCGCCCACAAGGCCGGACTCCACGCCTCCGCGATCAAGGTCGACCCGGACCTCTACCAGCACATCGACCCGGACCTGGTCGGCAACCGCATCCGCATGCTCGTCTCGGACATGGCGGGCCGCGCCTCCATCGAGCTCAAGGGCAAGGAGCTCGGCGTCGACCTCGGCGACGACCGCGAGCTGGTCGGCCGCGTGGTCGAGCGGGTCAAGGAGCGCGAGCTCCAGGGCTACACCTACGAGGCCGCCGACGCCTCCTTCGAGCTCCTGCTCCGCGAGGAGGCCGAGGGCAGGGCCCGCCGCTACTTCCGCGTCGAGTCCTGGCGGGCCATCGTCGAGGACCGCCCCGACGGCACGCACGCCAACGAGGCCACCGTGAAGCTGTGGGCCAAGGGCGAGCGCATCGTCGCCACCGCCGAGGGCAACGGCCCGGTCAACGCCCTCGACCGGGCGCTGCGGGTCGGCCTGGAGCGCATCTACCCGCAGCTCGCCAAGCTGGAGCTGGTCGACTACAAGGTCCGCATCCTGGAGGGCAAGCACGGCACGTCCTCCACCACGCGCGTGCTGATCTCCACCTCCGACGGCGTCGGCGAGTGGTCGACGGTCGGCGTCGCGGAGAACGTCATCGCCGCCTCGTGGGGCGCCCTGGAGGACGCCTACACCTTCGGTCTGCTGCGGGCCGGAGTCGAACCGGTCGAGTAG
- a CDS encoding NADPH-dependent FMN reductase: MSSVILLLSGSLRSGSSNELVLRTARAAAPEGIRAVLYEGLGSLPHFNPDDDGDSLPAPVAELRAAIDGAAAILVCTPEYAGTLPGSFKNLLDWTVGGTEISDKPVAWVNAAAPGRGEGATATLRSVLGYTGAAVVEEACVRVQVDRGSLDEDGLIGDPAVREQLASSLGLLIRRP, from the coding sequence ATGTCTTCAGTGATCCTTCTGCTCTCCGGAAGCCTGCGCTCGGGCTCGTCGAACGAACTCGTCCTGCGCACCGCGCGCGCGGCGGCTCCCGAGGGGATACGTGCCGTGCTGTACGAGGGCCTCGGCTCGTTGCCCCACTTCAACCCCGACGACGACGGGGACTCGCTGCCCGCCCCGGTGGCCGAGCTGCGCGCGGCGATCGACGGGGCGGCGGCCATCCTGGTCTGCACCCCGGAGTACGCGGGCACGCTCCCCGGCTCCTTCAAGAACCTGCTCGACTGGACCGTCGGCGGCACGGAGATCAGCGACAAGCCCGTCGCCTGGGTGAACGCGGCGGCCCCCGGCAGGGGCGAGGGCGCGACGGCCACGCTTCGCAGCGTGCTCGGCTACACGGGCGCGGCGGTCGTGGAGGAGGCGTGCGTACGCGTCCAGGTGGACCGGGGGTCCCTCGACGAGGACGGTCTCATCGGGGACCCCGCGGTCCGCGAACAGCTGGCGAGCTCGCTCGGCCTGCTCATTCGCCGCCCTTGA
- a CDS encoding YceI family protein, with the protein MGLFNRKNDTDATTAPTAAASPPAGADLAALTGTYTIDPSHTTIGFVARHAMVTNVKGSFRDVSGTLHLDGADPSRSTASIDVTMDSIDTGNADRDGHLKSADFFKTDEFPQMTFRSTAAQSLGGDDYRITGDLTILGTTKPLTIDLEFNGLAKDPFGNERVGFEGKAEILRSEWGLTWNAALETGGVLVSDKIKLNFDISAIKDVKGGE; encoded by the coding sequence ATGGGTCTCTTCAACCGCAAGAACGACACGGACGCCACCACCGCGCCGACCGCCGCCGCATCGCCCCCCGCCGGTGCCGACCTCGCCGCGCTGACCGGCACCTACACGATCGACCCCTCGCACACCACGATCGGCTTCGTCGCCCGGCACGCCATGGTCACCAACGTCAAGGGCTCCTTCCGCGACGTCTCCGGCACGCTGCACCTGGACGGCGCCGACCCGTCCCGCTCCACGGCCTCCATCGACGTCACCATGGACAGCATCGACACCGGCAACGCGGACCGCGACGGGCACCTGAAGAGCGCGGACTTCTTCAAGACCGACGAGTTCCCGCAGATGACGTTCCGCTCCACCGCCGCTCAGTCCCTCGGCGGCGACGACTACCGCATCACCGGTGACCTGACGATCCTCGGCACCACCAAGCCGCTCACCATCGACCTGGAGTTCAACGGCCTGGCCAAGGACCCGTTCGGCAACGAGCGCGTCGGCTTCGAGGGCAAGGCCGAGATCCTGCGCTCCGAGTGGGGCCTGACCTGGAACGCCGCGCTGGAGACCGGCGGAGTGCTCGTCTCCGACAAGATCAAGCTGAACTTCGACATCTCCGCGATCAAGGACGTCAAGGGCGGCGAATGA
- a CDS encoding DUF4097 family beta strand repeat-containing protein: MPAFETPEPISASVEFSVGSLRVVAEDRADTVVEVRPTDGSSDQDVKTAGRVRVEFANGKLLVKGPKERSLFSRTSPSVDVEILLPAGSELRAVTAMGGLAAHGRLGDCAFRTGAGDIQVEQAGELDLNTAYGEVSVGRAAGAAEIATSSGEVRVGEAAGTARIKNSNGPTKVGEVAGDLTVRASNGSVTVDHAGADVTVKTANGPITVGELVRGSTVLESAAGRIAIGVREGTAAWLDVRTKAGTVRQSLEESGTPSESTDTLKVRARTMLGDIVIHRA, encoded by the coding sequence ATGCCTGCTTTCGAGACCCCCGAGCCCATCTCCGCCTCCGTCGAGTTCTCCGTCGGATCCCTCCGGGTCGTGGCGGAGGACCGTGCGGACACCGTCGTCGAGGTCCGCCCCACCGACGGCTCCAGTGACCAGGACGTCAAGACGGCCGGGCGCGTCCGCGTCGAGTTCGCCAACGGGAAGCTGCTGGTCAAGGGGCCCAAGGAGCGCTCCCTCTTCAGCCGGACGAGCCCGTCGGTCGACGTGGAGATCCTGCTCCCCGCCGGGTCCGAGCTGCGGGCGGTGACGGCCATGGGGGGACTCGCCGCCCACGGCAGGCTCGGCGACTGCGCGTTCCGGACGGGGGCCGGTGACATCCAGGTCGAGCAGGCGGGCGAGCTGGACCTGAACACCGCGTACGGCGAGGTGTCCGTCGGCCGCGCGGCGGGCGCGGCCGAGATCGCCACGTCCTCCGGCGAGGTGCGCGTCGGCGAGGCCGCGGGGACCGCGAGGATCAAGAACTCCAACGGTCCGACCAAGGTCGGCGAGGTCGCGGGCGATCTCACGGTGCGGGCCTCCAACGGCAGCGTCACCGTCGACCACGCGGGCGCCGACGTCACCGTCAAGACCGCCAACGGGCCCATCACGGTGGGGGAGTTGGTGCGCGGCTCGACCGTCCTGGAGAGCGCCGCGGGCAGGATCGCGATCGGCGTCCGTGAGGGCACGGCCGCCTGGCTCGACGTGCGGACCAAGGCGGGCACCGTACGCCAGTCCCTGGAGGAGTCGGGGACGCCGAGCGAGTCCACGGACACCCTCAAGGTGCGGGCCCGCACGATGCTGGGGGACATCGTGATCCACCGCGCCTGA
- a CDS encoding ATP-binding cassette domain-containing protein → MATPHPARPAAITATGLRKSFGEKTVLDGIDLHIPQGTIFSLLGPNGAGKTTAVQILSTLITADAGDVRIAGHDLRREPDAVRAAIGVTGQFSAVDNLLTGEENLTLMADLYGFGRRRGRQIAAELVERFDLVDAARRPAATYSGGMRRRLDIAMTLVGSPSIIFLDEPTTGLDPRSRHGMWEIVRELVADGVTVFLTTQYLEEADQLADRVAVLSGGRLVAQGTPAELKRLVPGGHVHLRFADLGGLEKAARLLGIGTRDDEALTLQVPGDGSLKSVKALLDWVDAAEIEVEGLGIDTPDLDDVFFAVTGRPDHQEVTTR, encoded by the coding sequence ATGGCAACGCCTCATCCCGCGCGTCCGGCGGCGATCACCGCCACCGGGCTGCGCAAGTCCTTCGGTGAGAAGACCGTCCTTGACGGCATCGATCTGCACATCCCCCAGGGCACGATCTTCTCCCTGCTCGGGCCCAACGGCGCGGGCAAGACCACCGCCGTACAGATCCTGTCGACGCTCATCACCGCCGACGCGGGCGACGTGCGGATCGCGGGCCACGACCTGCGCCGCGAGCCCGACGCGGTGCGCGCCGCGATCGGTGTCACCGGCCAGTTCTCCGCCGTCGACAACCTCCTGACCGGCGAGGAGAACCTGACGCTCATGGCCGACCTGTACGGCTTCGGGCGCCGAAGGGGCAGGCAGATCGCCGCAGAGCTCGTCGAGAGGTTCGACCTCGTCGACGCGGCGAGAAGGCCCGCGGCGACCTACTCGGGCGGCATGCGCCGCCGCCTCGACATCGCGATGACCCTCGTCGGGAGCCCCAGCATCATCTTCCTCGACGAGCCGACCACCGGCCTCGACCCGCGCAGCAGGCACGGCATGTGGGAGATCGTCCGCGAACTCGTCGCCGACGGCGTCACCGTCTTCCTGACCACGCAGTACCTGGAGGAGGCCGATCAACTCGCCGACCGCGTCGCGGTGTTGAGCGGCGGCAGGCTGGTCGCCCAGGGAACCCCCGCCGAACTCAAGCGACTCGTCCCCGGCGGCCACGTCCACCTGCGCTTCGCCGACCTCGGCGGCCTGGAGAAGGCCGCGCGTCTGCTCGGCATCGGCACCCGCGACGACGAGGCCCTGACCCTGCAAGTCCCCGGCGACGGCAGCCTCAAGTCCGTCAAGGCGCTGCTCGACTGGGTCGACGCCGCCGAGATCGAGGTCGAGGGGCTCGGCATCGACACCCCCGACCTCGACGACGTCTTCTTCGCCGTGACCGGCCGCCCCGACCACCAGGAAGTGACGACCCGATGA
- a CDS encoding ABC transporter permease, with amino-acid sequence MSTVTSTPAAAVRPQGPAPTSALRNSVTMLRRNLLHARRYPAMTISLVSMPIAMLLLFNYVFGGTMSAGIGDASSGQYVDYLLPGILLMAVGSGVLPTTVGVCTDMTEGIVARFRTMPINGSSVLTGRAVGAVVQTLLSVVLVVGVAFLVGFRSSAEPIEWVAAAGLLTLMCAALTWLAVALGQLVKAPEAASSVALPFSFLLPFLSSAFVPLDSMPGWLRHFAEWQPYTAFIETLRGLLLGDEIGKFGPLAVGWGVAIALIGFLWARSLFRRDARR; translated from the coding sequence ATGAGCACTGTCACCAGCACCCCGGCCGCCGCCGTGCGCCCCCAGGGCCCCGCCCCCACCTCCGCGCTGCGGAACTCGGTCACGATGCTGCGCCGCAACCTCCTGCACGCGCGGCGCTACCCGGCGATGACGATCAGCCTGGTGAGCATGCCGATCGCCATGCTGCTGCTCTTCAACTACGTCTTCGGCGGCACGATGTCGGCGGGCATCGGCGACGCGTCCTCCGGCCAGTACGTCGACTACCTGCTCCCCGGCATCCTGCTGATGGCCGTCGGTTCCGGCGTCCTGCCCACCACGGTCGGCGTCTGCACCGACATGACCGAGGGCATCGTGGCCCGTTTCCGTACGATGCCGATCAACGGTTCCTCGGTCCTGACGGGGCGTGCCGTCGGCGCGGTCGTCCAGACGCTGCTCAGCGTCGTCCTGGTCGTCGGCGTCGCCTTCCTGGTGGGCTTCAGGTCCAGCGCCGAACCGATCGAGTGGGTCGCGGCTGCCGGGCTCCTCACCCTGATGTGCGCCGCCCTCACCTGGCTCGCGGTCGCGCTCGGGCAGTTGGTCAAGGCCCCGGAGGCGGCCAGCAGCGTCGCCCTGCCGTTCTCCTTCCTGCTGCCCTTCCTCAGCAGCGCGTTCGTGCCGCTCGACTCGATGCCGGGGTGGCTGCGCCACTTCGCGGAGTGGCAGCCGTACACCGCGTTCATCGAGACCCTGCGCGGACTGCTCCTCGGCGACGAGATCGGCAAGTTCGGTCCGCTCGCGGTCGGTTGGGGCGTGGCGATCGCGCTGATCGGCTTCTTGTGGGCGCGGTCGCTGTTCCGTCGCGACGCGAGGCGATAG
- a CDS encoding polysaccharide lyase 8 family protein has translation MTPTRRTFLAATAFGAAGAAAMVNLSFPAYAAEGDDEFEALRKRWLEISLGTGYDPTAEPYAARLKETGELARGFRSSMAPAAGSLWPTAPFDPPAGITLSYSRLWTMTQAYVYEGTGSTGDAGLLADILRGIDHVGATVYNAATTRYGNWWEWQIGSPRLLMDIVAALHDRLTQARRDAAFAAVDHFVPDSAIGDYTGTSTGANRVDLCRSVALRGILGRNPAKVALARDALSPVFPYVTKGDGLYADGSFVQHTWVAYSGTYGQVMLDGLGRLFALLAGSTWEVEDPKKQIILDSVEHAYAPLVLDGLAMDSVNGRAVSRGYLKGDDRKIMRSDHFHGQGLIAAMAMLAGGASPAERARWHARIKGWIERDTVTPILAARQFGVADLARLHAVADSAVRAAPEPVGHRLFAAMDRAVHRRPGFAASLSMASERIAYYECGNGENPRGWHTGAGMLSWWPAGKPSDQYTDWFWPTVDPYRLPGTTVSTKRLPDRAGGEWGAARPAVSWVGGATDGEFAAIGQHLKGLGSTLQARKSWFCVDDAVICLGAGITATDGVPVETVVDNRNLGEAGTAAFTLDEGPRPRWAHLEGHGGWVFPDGAGALKTLREERAGAWSDINTTSSTERRTRRWQTLWLDHGTDPEDASYVYVLMPGASRRTLAARSRDRRWLSVLANSATVQAVSLDSLGLTAATFWQAGEAGELAVSRPASVLVRRRGRSATVHVSEPPRTGEPLEFTWNRPGVRVVGKDPAIEVLGTGRSLRLRITPGVACASHRCEVSLI, from the coding sequence ATGACGCCCACCCGTCGCACATTTCTCGCCGCAACCGCTTTCGGTGCCGCTGGAGCCGCCGCCATGGTGAACCTTTCCTTCCCGGCGTACGCCGCCGAAGGGGACGACGAGTTCGAGGCCCTGCGCAAGCGCTGGCTGGAGATATCCCTCGGCACCGGCTACGACCCCACCGCCGAGCCCTACGCCGCCCGCCTGAAGGAGACCGGCGAACTCGCCCGCGGGTTCCGGTCGTCGATGGCACCGGCCGCGGGCTCCCTGTGGCCCACCGCTCCGTTCGACCCACCGGCGGGCATCACCCTCAGCTACAGCAGGCTGTGGACGATGACCCAGGCATATGTGTACGAGGGCACGGGATCCACCGGGGACGCCGGACTGCTCGCCGACATCCTGCGCGGCATCGACCACGTCGGCGCCACCGTCTACAACGCGGCCACCACCCGCTACGGCAACTGGTGGGAGTGGCAGATCGGCAGCCCGCGCCTCCTGATGGACATCGTCGCCGCGCTCCACGACCGGCTCACCCAGGCGCGGCGCGACGCGGCCTTCGCCGCCGTCGACCACTTCGTCCCCGACTCCGCGATCGGCGACTACACCGGCACGTCGACCGGCGCCAACCGCGTGGACCTGTGCCGCTCCGTCGCCCTGCGCGGCATCCTCGGAAGGAACCCGGCCAAGGTCGCCCTCGCCCGCGACGCGCTCTCGCCGGTCTTCCCCTACGTCACCAAGGGCGACGGCCTCTACGCGGACGGCTCGTTCGTCCAGCACACCTGGGTCGCCTACTCGGGGACGTACGGACAGGTCATGCTCGACGGACTCGGGCGGCTGTTCGCGCTGCTCGCCGGGTCGACGTGGGAGGTCGAGGACCCCAAGAAGCAGATCATCCTGGACAGCGTGGAGCACGCCTACGCGCCGCTCGTCCTGGACGGCCTCGCGATGGACAGTGTCAACGGCCGTGCCGTCAGCCGCGGTTACCTCAAGGGCGACGACCGCAAGATCATGCGCAGCGACCACTTCCACGGGCAGGGCCTGATCGCCGCCATGGCCATGCTCGCGGGCGGCGCGAGCCCCGCGGAGCGCGCCCGCTGGCACGCGCGGATCAAGGGCTGGATCGAGCGGGACACCGTGACCCCGATCCTCGCCGCCCGGCAGTTCGGCGTCGCCGACCTCGCGCGGCTGCACGCGGTGGCGGACTCCGCCGTGCGGGCCGCGCCCGAGCCGGTCGGGCACCGGCTCTTCGCCGCGATGGACCGCGCCGTGCACCGCCGCCCCGGCTTCGCCGCGAGCCTCTCGATGGCCTCGGAGCGGATCGCGTACTACGAGTGCGGCAACGGCGAGAACCCGCGCGGCTGGCACACGGGCGCGGGAATGCTCTCCTGGTGGCCCGCGGGAAAGCCGTCGGACCAGTACACCGACTGGTTCTGGCCGACCGTCGACCCCTACCGGCTGCCCGGCACGACCGTGTCGACCAAGAGGCTCCCCGACCGGGCGGGCGGCGAGTGGGGCGCGGCCAGGCCCGCCGTGAGCTGGGTCGGCGGCGCCACGGACGGCGAGTTCGCCGCGATCGGCCAGCACCTCAAGGGCCTCGGCTCCACCCTTCAGGCCCGTAAGTCGTGGTTCTGCGTCGACGACGCCGTGATCTGTCTCGGGGCGGGGATCACCGCGACCGACGGCGTCCCCGTCGAGACGGTCGTCGACAACCGCAACCTGGGCGAGGCGGGCACCGCGGCCTTCACCCTCGACGAGGGGCCACGGCCGCGCTGGGCCCACCTCGAAGGGCACGGCGGCTGGGTCTTCCCCGACGGCGCCGGGGCCCTGAAGACCCTCCGCGAGGAGCGCGCCGGAGCCTGGTCCGACATCAACACCACCAGCTCCACCGAGCGCCGCACCCGGCGCTGGCAGACGCTCTGGCTCGACCACGGCACCGACCCCGAGGACGCCTCGTACGTCTATGTGCTCATGCCGGGAGCCTCGCGCCGCACCCTCGCGGCCCGCTCCCGCGACCGGCGCTGGTTGTCGGTCCTCGCCAATTCGGCCACGGTCCAGGCCGTGTCCCTCGACTCGCTCGGCCTGACCGCGGCCACCTTCTGGCAGGCGGGGGAGGCCGGTGAGCTGGCCGTCTCACGGCCCGCGAGCGTCCTTGTCCGCCGCCGGGGGAGAAGCGCTACGGTTCATGTGAGCGAGCCTCCGCGCACCGGAGAACCCCTCGAATTCACCTGGAACCGGCCTGGAGTACGGGTCGTCGGCAAGGATCCCGCGATAGAGGTGCTCGGCACCGGCAGGTCGCTGCGGCTGCGGATCACGCCGGGAGTCGCGTGCGCGAGCCACCGGTGTGAGGTGTCTCTCATCTGA